One region of Spirochaeta lutea genomic DNA includes:
- the mltG gene encoding endolytic transglycosylase MltG — MIYKKLGLILLVMAAVGLGLGAAGGVLLYQSWRSPMTSLEPREFTIARGDSPELIANRLVQEGLLTNSWSFRILVRLYGYAPHIKAGRYGIQPGDSLRDFTQDIVSGNSIPDDITLRFTEGMRVDQMGQILEQAGFSSGQEFNALAVMDETWEDLWVIQGLEPGQSLNGYLFPDTYRIRPGTQPRSIIRTMVENLQVKLQSLGITNRDYRSPQGLSIHEILTFASIVQQESPLEDMELIAGVFENRLERGMRFESDATVNFILGTSKLIPTATDIRVQHPYNTYLNRGLPPGPIGNPGIEAIRATLNPEQHDYLFFLHTPEGVTVPSRTFQEHLAARRIHWE, encoded by the coding sequence GTGATATATAAAAAGTTGGGGTTGATACTTCTGGTGATGGCAGCCGTTGGCCTTGGCCTGGGGGCTGCCGGGGGTGTCCTGCTGTATCAGAGCTGGAGGTCCCCCATGACCTCCCTAGAACCCAGGGAATTTACCATTGCCCGGGGAGACAGCCCGGAACTCATTGCCAACCGCCTGGTACAAGAAGGGCTGCTCACGAATTCCTGGAGCTTCCGGATTCTGGTTCGGCTCTACGGGTATGCACCGCATATTAAGGCGGGTCGGTATGGAATCCAACCCGGTGACTCCCTTCGGGACTTTACCCAGGATATTGTATCGGGGAATAGCATTCCAGATGATATTACCCTGCGGTTTACCGAAGGGATGAGGGTGGATCAGATGGGTCAGATCCTGGAGCAGGCAGGATTTTCATCGGGCCAGGAATTTAACGCCCTGGCCGTGATGGATGAAACCTGGGAGGACCTCTGGGTCATCCAGGGACTTGAGCCTGGGCAGAGCCTTAACGGGTATCTGTTTCCGGATACCTACCGAATCCGTCCCGGGACGCAACCCCGGAGTATAATCAGAACGATGGTGGAGAATCTTCAGGTAAAACTGCAGAGTCTCGGTATAACCAATCGGGATTACCGGAGTCCCCAGGGGCTTTCGATCCACGAAATACTGACCTTTGCCAGTATTGTGCAGCAGGAAAGCCCCCTGGAAGACATGGAACTGATCGCTGGAGTCTTTGAAAATCGGCTTGAACGCGGTATGCGCTTTGAGTCGGATGCAACGGTCAATTTTATCCTCGGAACCAGCAAGCTCATTCCCACCGCCACGGATATCCGTGTTCAGCATCCTTACAACACCTATCTGAACCGGGGGCTTCCACCGGGCCCTATCGGAAATCCGGGTATTGAGGCTATCCGAGCCACTCTAAATCCCGAACAGCATGACTACCTCTTCTTTTTACACACCCCGGAGGGTGTAACGGTTCCATCCAGAACCTTCCAGGAGCATCTGGCAGCCCGCAGAATCCACTGGGAATAG
- a CDS encoding DUF4032 domain-containing protein, with protein MAQTTGRFRKEFESLVLGTPEFSGENFQLTSDEQYHEVLQHISDHKYLTNERIPYEISMRDAVYSWYENVYEPISRAIDQEGLAGAFPGHSRAELYLWVCRHWHYLKEESRREVGAAEAVCSFGSQFAHRSFSRFMYRLKTFTAA; from the coding sequence ATGGCACAAACAACAGGCAGATTTCGAAAGGAATTCGAATCGTTAGTACTGGGAACCCCGGAATTTTCGGGTGAGAATTTTCAGCTGACATCCGATGAACAGTACCATGAGGTACTTCAACACATCAGCGACCATAAATACCTGACCAATGAGCGTATACCCTATGAGATCTCCATGAGGGATGCAGTATATTCCTGGTACGAGAATGTGTACGAGCCTATTAGCAGGGCTATTGATCAGGAGGGATTAGCAGGAGCCTTTCCAGGCCATAGTAGAGCCGAACTCTACCTCTGGGTTTGCCGTCACTGGCACTACCTTAAGGAAGAATCCCGGCGCGAAGTGGGTGCAGCCGAGGCTGTCTGCAGCTTCGGTTCCCAGTTCGCCCACCGGAGTTTTTCCCGGTTCATGTACCGCTTGAAGACCTTCACGGCGGCATGA
- the yccX gene encoding acylphosphatase, producing MLLRFWDFQYNDGMKNQGIHGDAIRFLVSGRVQGVGFRYSTMEMASRLGLGGWTRNLPDGRVEVVAQGPDHALEDLGRWLQEGPAFARVEAVESSPIHLTEPQKEFTIRR from the coding sequence ATGCTACTCAGATTCTGGGACTTCCAGTACAATGACGGTATGAAGAACCAGGGGATTCACGGTGATGCAATCCGGTTTCTGGTCTCAGGGAGGGTCCAGGGGGTCGGGTTCCGTTACAGTACTATGGAGATGGCAAGCCGGTTGGGACTGGGTGGTTGGACCCGGAACCTTCCCGACGGCAGGGTCGAGGTGGTGGCCCAGGGACCCGACCATGCCCTGGAGGATCTGGGGCGCTGGCTCCAGGAGGGCCCCGCCTTCGCCCGGGTTGAGGCAGTGGAATCCTCCCCGATCCACCTGACAGAGCCGCAAAAAGAATTTACTATACGACGGTGA